A genome region from candidate division KSB1 bacterium includes the following:
- a CDS encoding response regulator, with translation MNELKTILLAEDNPQDVELTLEALKEHKLANHVVVVNDGVEVMDYLNYKGRFKERTKGNPIVVLLDIKMPRMDGIKVLQAIRRNEKLKMLPVVILTASREEPDLKKCYALGVNAYVVKPVDFKDFLEAVKHIGVFWAMLNEKPPME, from the coding sequence ATGAATGAATTAAAAACAATATTATTGGCCGAGGACAATCCGCAGGATGTGGAATTGACCCTTGAGGCATTGAAGGAACATAAGCTGGCAAACCATGTGGTTGTGGTTAACGACGGCGTGGAAGTGATGGATTACCTGAATTATAAAGGCCGGTTCAAGGAGCGCACAAAGGGTAATCCCATCGTAGTGCTGCTGGATATTAAAATGCCGCGGATGGATGGCATTAAAGTGCTGCAAGCCATCCGACGCAATGAAAAACTAAAAATGCTTCCTGTCGTTATACTCACGGCTTCACGCGAAGAACCCGACCTGAAAAAATGCTATGCCCTGGGCGTAAATGCTTATGTGGTGAAACCGGTGGATTTCAAAGATTTTTTGGAAGCGGTGAAGCATATTGGCGTGTTCTGGGCTATGCTGAACGAAAAACCACCGATGGAATAA
- a CDS encoding PAS domain S-box protein gives MKTKTDNKDTELNVLVLEDSIRDLELMREQLSTAGHPNVTHVDNEADYTASLRENSFDLILADFKLPGFDAFRALEISRELCPETPFICVSGTIGEETAVELLKLGAVDYVLKDRPERLPMAVQRALEEAEIEAEYQKAAEALRESEEKFRLLVENQMDLIVKVDIEGRFLFVSPSYCEMLGKKEEELLGKKFIPLVHDEDKETTEEAMKNLFSPPHHTYIEQRAMTKNGWRWLAWVDTAMLDGKGNVKEIIGVGRDITERKHIEVELKEKTLFLSALMETSPVGIVTVDKTGNITYANYRAEQILGLEKEEITSRTYDAPLWKSTDLDGSFLPDEKQPFNIVKKSLKTVLNIQHGITWSDGTVVILSVNAAPIKDHNGAFNGMIASIEDITDRKKAEEALRESENILNITGQIAKIGGWELYVETMEVTWTDETYRIHELPNNIKPPLEDAINFWHPEDQPILRKAIQQAIDKRIPYDLELRFITAKGRNLYARTKCIPVMRNGKVFKLQGFFQDITERKQAEEKMRSIYRVAPTGIGVVVNRVLKEVNPRICEMTGYTREELVDKNARILYPSQEDYDFVGKEKYDQIRAKGTGKVETHWQKKDGTIINVLLASTPLDLNDHSKGVTFTALDITERKRAEQKMIEQKELLTAIYRNAPLVIMVVNAERRIQEVNGFGTQFAGKNAEEMLGLRGGEALRCMHVLDDPQGCGFGEFCQHCVIRNSVLDTLETGETRLQKEAPYFYQEDGKISEMTLLTSTTPIMVKGERMVLVTLQDITERKQTEEALRESEEKYRTLVNSTLQGVIIAKSDPVRLVFANPAMARISGYSSERLLNMDTDELTQLVFEKDRQRFFTNFQKRLKGENIPQTNEYRMETKDGTIKWVALYSSRIEYQNEPATLTTFMDITDRKKAEDELRQSEEMMRSSQSVAHICSYSTNLNVKEIKKSAWVCSPEFYKIFGIDESYPHTIAGWAGLIHPDYRDEIFAYHESVVKEKKSFNRDYKIIRINDGAERWVHGTGKLEFDKKGNPVRMHGAIQDITERKQAAAEKEKLQKQLTQAQKMESVGRLAGGVAHDFNNMLSVILGHAEMALEQINPGQPLFEDLQQVRKAAERSADLTRQLLTFARKQTIAPRIIDLNETVEGMLKDAAPAHR, from the coding sequence ATGAAGACAAAAACAGATAACAAAGACACTGAACTGAATGTTCTTGTCCTGGAAGATTCAATCAGGGACCTGGAATTAATGCGCGAACAGCTCTCAACCGCGGGCCATCCGAATGTGACCCATGTTGACAATGAAGCGGATTACACGGCCTCGCTGCGCGAAAACAGTTTCGACCTCATCCTCGCTGATTTTAAGCTGCCGGGGTTTGACGCATTCAGGGCATTGGAAATAAGCCGGGAACTGTGTCCCGAAACCCCGTTTATCTGCGTATCAGGCACTATTGGTGAAGAAACCGCCGTTGAATTATTAAAGCTGGGCGCTGTGGATTATGTGTTGAAAGACAGGCCCGAAAGGCTTCCCATGGCCGTGCAACGGGCACTGGAAGAAGCGGAAATAGAAGCTGAATATCAAAAAGCAGCGGAAGCGCTCCGGGAAAGCGAAGAAAAATTCCGACTATTAGTGGAGAACCAGATGGATCTAATCGTCAAAGTGGACATTGAAGGCCGGTTTCTTTTTGTGAGTCCTTCCTATTGCGAGATGTTAGGTAAAAAGGAAGAAGAGCTTTTAGGCAAAAAGTTTATACCCCTTGTGCACGATGAGGATAAAGAGACGACCGAAGAGGCCATGAAAAATCTGTTTTCGCCGCCACATCATACTTATATTGAACAGCGTGCCATGACAAAAAATGGCTGGCGGTGGCTTGCCTGGGTAGATACGGCTATGCTGGACGGCAAAGGCAACGTGAAAGAGATTATCGGTGTGGGGCGCGACATCACTGAACGCAAACACATTGAAGTTGAGTTGAAAGAAAAAACTTTATTTTTATCAGCGCTCATGGAAACAAGTCCGGTAGGTATTGTTACTGTTGATAAAACCGGGAATATTACGTATGCAAACTACAGAGCCGAACAAATACTTGGACTTGAAAAAGAAGAAATAACATCACGAACCTACGATGCCCCTTTATGGAAAAGTACTGACCTTGACGGATCTTTTTTGCCTGATGAGAAACAACCTTTTAATATCGTAAAGAAATCATTAAAAACAGTTTTAAACATACAACACGGCATAACGTGGTCTGATGGTACTGTTGTTATATTGTCAGTTAACGCTGCCCCGATAAAAGACCATAATGGCGCATTTAATGGTATGATTGCTTCTATCGAGGACATCACCGACCGCAAAAAAGCCGAAGAAGCGCTGCGCGAAAGCGAAAACATCCTTAATATCACAGGACAAATAGCAAAAATTGGCGGCTGGGAATTGTATGTTGAAACAATGGAAGTTACATGGACTGATGAAACATACCGGATACATGAGTTACCAAATAACATCAAACCACCTCTGGAAGACGCCATTAATTTCTGGCATCCTGAGGATCAGCCTATTTTGAGAAAAGCAATACAACAGGCGATTGACAAAAGAATTCCTTATGATCTGGAGTTAAGGTTCATAACCGCAAAAGGCAGAAACCTTTATGCTCGAACAAAATGCATACCGGTTATGCGTAATGGTAAAGTTTTTAAATTGCAGGGATTTTTCCAGGACATCACCGAACGCAAGCAAGCCGAAGAAAAAATGCGCAGCATTTATCGTGTGGCCCCCACCGGAATTGGAGTTGTGGTCAACAGGGTGCTGAAAGAAGTGAATCCCCGTATTTGTGAAATGACCGGATACACACGAGAAGAGCTTGTTGATAAAAATGCACGGATATTGTACCCTTCTCAGGAAGACTATGATTTTGTCGGCAAGGAAAAGTACGACCAGATCAGGGCAAAAGGAACCGGTAAAGTGGAAACGCACTGGCAAAAAAAGGACGGCACAATCATCAATGTACTGCTGGCTTCCACACCCCTCGATCTAAACGATCATTCCAAAGGTGTTACATTTACAGCACTTGACATCACTGAACGCAAGCGGGCAGAGCAAAAAATGATCGAGCAAAAAGAGTTGCTCACGGCCATCTATCGCAACGCACCTTTGGTGATAATGGTGGTCAATGCCGAACGGCGTATTCAAGAGGTCAATGGATTTGGGACACAATTTGCCGGCAAAAATGCAGAAGAGATGCTCGGTTTGCGCGGCGGCGAGGCGCTGCGTTGTATGCACGTGCTGGATGACCCGCAGGGTTGCGGATTCGGTGAATTTTGTCAGCACTGCGTTATCCGTAATAGCGTGCTGGACACACTTGAAACCGGCGAAACGCGCTTGCAGAAGGAAGCCCCCTATTTTTATCAAGAAGATGGTAAGATCAGTGAAATGACCCTCCTGACTTCGACCACGCCCATTATGGTAAAAGGCGAGCGTATGGTTTTGGTAACCTTGCAGGATATCACTGAACGCAAACAGACAGAAGAAGCGCTACGTGAGAGCGAAGAAAAATATCGAACATTGGTCAATAGTACCTTACAGGGTGTGATAATCGCTAAATCAGATCCGGTCAGGCTGGTTTTTGCCAATCCCGCCATGGCTCGGATAAGCGGATATAGCTCTGAAAGACTGCTTAATATGGATACCGATGAATTGACTCAACTCGTTTTTGAAAAAGACCGGCAGCGATTTTTTACCAATTTTCAAAAGCGTTTGAAAGGTGAAAATATTCCGCAAACAAACGAATATCGAATGGAGACTAAAGATGGAACAATAAAATGGGTTGCCCTTTATTCTTCAAGGATTGAATATCAGAATGAACCGGCTACGCTTACAACTTTTATGGACATCACCGATCGAAAAAAAGCCGAGGATGAACTGCGCCAAAGCGAAGAGATGATGCGCAGTTCACAATCCGTGGCACATATCTGTTCTTATTCAACAAATCTGAATGTAAAAGAGATCAAAAAAAGCGCATGGGTATGTTCGCCCGAGTTTTATAAAATATTCGGGATAGACGAAAGCTATCCGCATACTATAGCCGGTTGGGCGGGCCTTATCCATCCTGACTATCGTGATGAAATATTTGCTTACCATGAATCTGTGGTAAAAGAAAAAAAATCTTTCAATCGTGACTATAAAATAATCCGTATTAACGATGGCGCAGAACGCTGGGTTCATGGTACAGGAAAACTTGAATTTGATAAAAAAGGAAACCCCGTCAGAATGCATGGGGCAATACAGGACATCACCGAGCGCAAACAGGCTGCGGCGGAAAAAGAAAAACTCCAGAAACAGTTGACCCAGGCGCAAAAGATGGAATCCGTGGGCCGACTGGCGGGCGGGGTAGCGCACGATTTTAACAATATGCTCAGCGTGATTCTCGGTCATGCGGAGATGGCCCTGGAGCAGATAAACCCCGGACAGCCGCTTTTTGAAGATTTGCAGCAAGTCCGCAAGGCCGCCGAACGATCCGCAGATTTGACCCGACAACTATTGACCTTTGCCCGCAAGCAGACCATTGCGCCCAGGATCATCGATCTGAACGAGACCGTGGAAGGGATGCTCAAAGATGCTGCGCCGGCTCATCGGTGA
- a CDS encoding ATP-binding protein — protein MLRRLIGEDIELAWRPGKNLASIKVDPSQIDQILANLCVNARDAIDDVGKITIETDVVSFDEAYCAVHAEFVPGDYVLLAVSDNGCGMDSETVSHLFEPFFTTKDQGKGTGLGLASVYGAVKQNNGFINVYSEPGQGTTFKIYLPRHRAGTTASG, from the coding sequence ATGCTGCGCCGGCTCATCGGTGAAGACATCGAGTTGGCCTGGCGGCCCGGCAAGAATCTCGCTTCGATCAAGGTGGACCCCTCCCAGATTGACCAGATTCTCGCCAATCTGTGTGTCAACGCCCGGGATGCCATCGATGACGTGGGCAAAATCACCATCGAGACGGACGTCGTTTCGTTTGACGAGGCCTATTGCGCCGTTCACGCCGAATTTGTGCCCGGCGATTACGTGTTGCTGGCCGTCAGCGACAACGGCTGCGGCATGGACTCGGAGACCGTCAGTCATCTGTTCGAGCCGTTCTTCACCACCAAGGATCAGGGCAAGGGCACCGGCCTGGGTCTGGCCTCGGTGTACGGCGCGGTCAAGCAGAACAACGGCTTTATCAACGTGTACAGTGAGCCGGGCCAGGGGACGACCTTTAAGATCTATCTGCCGCGGCACCGGGCCGGGACGACGGCTTCAGGCTGA
- a CDS encoding response regulator, producing the protein MEDEPAILRMATMALERLGYVVIAAKTPGEAIRLAHEHRACERTGSGRIDLLMTDVVMPEMNGRDLAKNLLSIYPDIKRLFMSGYTANVIAHHGVLDPGVYFIQKPFSSKDLGAKLREVLEDKNTD; encoded by the coding sequence GTGGAGGACGAACCGGCCATCCTGCGCATGGCCACGATGGCGCTCGAAAGACTGGGGTATGTCGTGATTGCGGCCAAAACTCCGGGAGAGGCTATCCGCCTGGCCCATGAACACCGCGCGTGCGAACGCACAGGCAGCGGCCGCATCGACCTGCTTATGACCGATGTGGTTATGCCCGAAATGAACGGCCGCGACCTGGCCAAAAACCTGCTCTCCATCTATCCCGACATCAAACGTCTGTTCATGTCAGGGTATACCGCCAACGTCATTGCCCACCACGGCGTGCTGGACCCAGGCGTGTATTTCATACAGAAACCGTTTTCGTCGAAGGATTTAGGAGCAAAGCTGCGTGAGGTCCTTGAAGACAAGAATACTGATTAA
- a CDS encoding family 20 glycosylhydrolase produces MVVQIEGLYYETDHHDAFNHNCCCLGHGRSAGSGADQDSIGEYRLNTTFKIAVQGVPEGRLHAYATRTLHRLSGRTGLFFEQQVVSAGDTAGAQMTVTVERRADLGPDMDESYSLVIRSSGIQLNAATDVGAMRGLETVLQLLSADEKGYYFSALVVEDQPRFTWRGLLIDVSRHFQPVGVLKRNIDAMAAVKMNVLHLHLTDDQGFRVECKSFPKLHELGSDGLYYSQEQIKDIIRYAADRGIRVVPEFDMPGHATSWFVGYPEYASAPGPYSIEREWGIMDPVFNPAEDNTFEFLRAFYQEMCALFPDESMHIGGDENNGVHWDANKEIQAFKQEKGFADNHQLQNYFVSRVHDILKDYGKIMVGWEEIMHPDSPKNIIIQSWRGKNTLMDAARNGYRVILSKGYYIDLMKSAEHHYLNDPVTKEMRLTREEQERIIGGEATMWGEFVTPELIDSRIWPRTAAIAERLWALSEVNDVGYVPASGDCQCADGGTGTAPQNLSAHDAAASDSRTTDRRPAHAGRGGAAFAELHTQFQTRFLSAFSYTRVMDAARPDPPQARRFEILVRALLYDKEQSESAARQLNAVFQQWIDHQPQLQTVIDRSPILGEIRTLSVRLAKLGRAGQILLRCQKEGHAPDTSERVFIQDTLKAAEKSAAQVKFAVLPAMQMLVKAVMGLPQPAEGR; encoded by the coding sequence TTGGTCGTTCAAATTGAGGGATTATACTATGAAACGGATCATCACGATGCTTTTAACCATAACTGCTGCTGTCTGGGGCACGGACGTTCTGCCGGTTCCGGCGCAGATCAAGATTCAATCGGGGAATACCGACTAAATACAACGTTTAAAATCGCCGTTCAGGGCGTACCTGAGGGACGTCTGCATGCCTACGCCACCCGTACCCTGCACCGCCTGTCCGGCCGCACCGGACTGTTCTTTGAACAGCAGGTGGTGAGTGCGGGTGACACCGCCGGCGCGCAGATGACGGTGACGGTTGAGCGCCGCGCCGACCTGGGGCCGGACATGGACGAATCCTATAGCCTGGTGATACGTTCATCCGGTATTCAGCTCAACGCCGCGACGGATGTCGGCGCCATGCGCGGACTGGAAACGGTTTTACAGCTCTTGTCCGCGGATGAAAAGGGATATTACTTTTCAGCGCTGGTCGTTGAGGATCAGCCGCGTTTTACCTGGCGCGGACTGCTTATCGATGTGTCGCGCCACTTTCAGCCGGTCGGCGTGCTCAAGCGCAATATCGACGCCATGGCCGCGGTCAAGATGAATGTGCTGCACTTGCATTTAACCGACGATCAGGGATTCCGCGTCGAGTGCAAATCCTTTCCCAAACTGCACGAGCTGGGCTCGGACGGTCTGTATTACAGTCAGGAACAGATCAAAGACATCATCCGCTACGCCGCGGACCGCGGCATCCGGGTGGTGCCGGAATTCGATATGCCGGGACACGCCACCAGCTGGTTTGTCGGCTATCCCGAGTACGCCAGCGCGCCGGGACCCTACAGCATCGAGCGTGAATGGGGCATTATGGATCCGGTGTTTAATCCGGCTGAAGATAATACATTCGAATTTCTGCGCGCTTTCTATCAGGAAATGTGCGCCCTGTTCCCGGATGAGTCTATGCACATCGGCGGCGATGAAAACAACGGCGTGCACTGGGATGCCAATAAAGAGATTCAGGCGTTCAAACAGGAAAAGGGATTTGCGGACAATCATCAGCTGCAGAACTATTTTGTCTCGCGTGTGCACGATATACTAAAGGACTACGGCAAGATCATGGTGGGCTGGGAAGAGATCATGCACCCGGATTCGCCGAAAAACATCATTATCCAGTCCTGGCGCGGCAAAAATACGCTAATGGATGCGGCCCGGAACGGCTACCGGGTGATTCTCTCCAAAGGCTATTACATCGACTTGATGAAATCAGCCGAACACCATTATCTCAACGATCCGGTGACCAAAGAAATGCGTCTGACTCGTGAGGAACAGGAACGCATCATCGGAGGCGAGGCCACCATGTGGGGCGAGTTTGTCACGCCGGAGCTCATTGATTCGCGGATCTGGCCGCGCACCGCCGCCATTGCCGAACGCCTGTGGGCGTTGTCAGAGGTAAACGACGTGGGATATGTACCGGCGTCTGGCGATTGTCAGTGTGCAGATGGAGGAACTGGGACTGCGCCACAAAACCTGTCTGCCCATGATGCTGCGGCGTCTGACAGCCGGACAACCGACCGACGCCCTGCGCACGCTGGTCGAGGTGGTGCAGCCTTTGCAGAATTACACACGCAGTTCCAAACGCGATTTTTATCAGCATTCTCCTATACACGCGTCATGGACGCGGCCCGACCGGATCCGCCCCAGGCGCGACGTTTTGAAATACTGGTGCGGGCGCTGTTGTATGACAAAGAGCAATCCGAGTCAGCCGCCCGACAGCTGAACGCCGTCTTTCAGCAGTGGATCGACCACCAGCCGCAGCTGCAGACGGTCATCGACCGGTCACCGATCCTGGGCGAAATTCGGACGCTGTCGGTGCGACTGGCAAAACTGGGACGCGCCGGACAGATTCTGCTGCGCTGTCAGAAGGAGGGACACGCGCCGGACACATCCGAACGCGTGTTTATTCAGGATACGCTCAAAGCCGCGGAAAAATCCGCGGCCCAGGTCAAGTTTGCCGTGCTGCCGGCCATGCAGATGCTGGTCAAAGCCGTCATGGGACTGCCGCAACCGGCGGAAGGCCGCTGA
- a CDS encoding type II toxin-antitoxin system VapC family toxin — MRRVLIDTNIYVGFKRNDASVVNAFRSLDLIGVDVCVLAELYSGFRLGQRFEQNDHELKQFLNNPRVRVYSHDIETAEFYSHVYAELRKKARPIPTNDMWIAAVARQHGLTVYSKDRHFEYIDGLILRT, encoded by the coding sequence ATGAGACGGGTATTGATTGATACGAATATATATGTGGGGTTTAAGCGCAATGATGCTTCCGTTGTCAATGCATTTCGTTCTCTGGATTTGATTGGCGTGGATGTTTGCGTGCTGGCTGAACTATACAGCGGGTTTCGTTTGGGACAACGATTTGAGCAAAATGATCATGAGCTCAAACAGTTTCTCAATAATCCGCGGGTTCGTGTATACTCTCATGATATTGAAACAGCCGAGTTCTATTCCCATGTCTATGCAGAGCTGCGTAAAAAAGCCAGACCCATTCCAACCAATGATATGTGGATCGCTGCAGTAGCCCGACAGCATGGACTAACTGTTTATTCCAAAGACCGGCATTTCGAATATATAGACGGTTTGATTCTCCGGACTTGA
- a CDS encoding antitoxin: protein MKTLTIRGIDEKLESAIRMESKKEQKSMNQTVLKLLRKSVGLSDHELFPQYDDLDALAGSWSQKDETEFERNTRQFEHIDEELWS, encoded by the coding sequence ATGAAAACTTTAACGATTCGCGGAATCGATGAAAAACTGGAATCCGCCATTCGAATGGAATCAAAAAAAGAGCAGAAAAGCATGAACCAGACGGTGCTGAAATTATTGCGCAAAAGCGTCGGTCTGTCGGATCATGAACTGTTCCCGCAGTATGATGATCTGGATGCTCTGGCCGGCAGCTGGTCGCAAAAGGATGAAACCGAATTTGAACGAAACACCCGTCAGTTTGAACACATTGATGAGGAATTGTGGTCATGA
- the glgB gene encoding 1,4-alpha-glucan branching protein GlgB, translated as MTTDKHKKQTNVYYDISLLTESDIYLIKKGNHYRLYEKMGAHPVSHKGKQGTFFCVWAPNAERVSVKGGFNDWQADSHPLKPRDDESGIWEGFIPGVGEEETYKYHIESRHHQYKVDKGDPYAFASEEPPQTASIVHKLDYEWQDSEWMQKRGEHNALDKPFSVYEMHPGSWKRVVEEDNRPLSYLELADQLADYLNTMNFTHVEFLPIMEHPFYGSWGYQSVGYFAPTARYGSPQEFMALIDRLHQHDIGVILDWVPSHFPGDEHGLVYFDGTHLYEHADPRQGYHPDWKSYIFNLGRNEVRNFLMSSAMFWLDRYHIDGLRVDAVASMLYLDYSREQGEWVPNKYGGRENLESISFLRQFNTAVYQNYPDVQTIAEESTAWPMVSRPTYVGGLGFGMKWNMGWMHDVLDYFTHEPIHRKYHHNKLTFGLWYAFNENFMISISHDEVVHGKGSLYNKMPGDPWQKNANLRLLYAFMYGHPGKKLLFMGADIGQESEWNHDSSLEWHLLNDPLHRGVNRWLKELNYFYRTHPALYENDFNPEGFEWIDFHDAERSVISFMRKSPNHEDDLLLIFNFTPMPRENYRIGVPKKGYWREVLNSDATVYGGAGWGNMGGAEAAPIPYYDRFDYSLSLTLPPLGALVLKRQKSGEGQ; from the coding sequence GTGACAACCGATAAACACAAAAAGCAAACCAACGTTTATTACGATATCAGTCTGCTGACAGAATCGGATATCTATTTGATAAAAAAAGGCAATCATTACAGATTGTACGAAAAAATGGGGGCGCATCCTGTATCTCATAAGGGAAAGCAAGGTACATTTTTCTGTGTCTGGGCGCCCAATGCCGAGCGGGTCAGTGTCAAAGGCGGATTCAATGACTGGCAGGCCGATTCACATCCGCTCAAACCACGCGACGACGAATCCGGGATCTGGGAGGGATTTATCCCCGGCGTGGGAGAGGAGGAGACGTATAAATATCACATCGAATCCCGGCACCATCAGTACAAAGTGGACAAGGGAGATCCCTATGCGTTTGCCTCCGAAGAACCGCCGCAAACCGCTTCCATAGTGCACAAACTGGATTACGAGTGGCAAGACAGCGAATGGATGCAGAAACGCGGGGAACACAATGCTTTGGACAAACCGTTTTCCGTTTATGAGATGCATCCGGGCTCCTGGAAACGCGTGGTCGAAGAGGATAATCGTCCGCTGAGTTATCTGGAACTCGCCGATCAGCTGGCGGATTATCTCAATACTATGAATTTCACGCATGTCGAGTTTCTGCCGATCATGGAACATCCGTTTTATGGCTCGTGGGGCTACCAGAGCGTTGGCTATTTTGCGCCCACAGCCCGCTACGGCTCGCCGCAGGAATTTATGGCACTGATTGACCGTCTGCACCAGCATGATATCGGGGTGATCCTGGACTGGGTGCCGTCGCATTTCCCCGGTGACGAACACGGTCTGGTGTATTTTGACGGCACACATCTGTATGAACATGCTGATCCGAGACAGGGCTATCATCCCGACTGGAAAAGCTATATCTTTAATCTGGGCCGCAATGAAGTGCGCAATTTCCTCATGAGCAGCGCCATGTTCTGGCTGGACCGCTATCATATTGACGGACTGCGTGTGGATGCGGTCGCCTCTATGCTGTACCTGGACTATTCGCGCGAGCAGGGCGAGTGGGTGCCGAACAAGTACGGCGGTCGGGAAAATCTGGAATCGATTTCATTTCTGCGCCAGTTCAACACCGCGGTTTATCAGAATTATCCGGATGTGCAGACCATCGCCGAGGAATCCACAGCCTGGCCCATGGTGTCGCGGCCGACCTATGTGGGCGGACTCGGGTTCGGTATGAAATGGAACATGGGCTGGATGCATGATGTGCTGGATTACTTTACCCACGAACCGATTCACCGCAAATATCATCACAATAAGCTGACATTCGGATTGTGGTATGCATTTAACGAGAATTTCATGATTTCGATTTCCCATGATGAGGTGGTGCACGGCAAAGGTTCGCTGTACAATAAAATGCCGGGCGATCCCTGGCAAAAGAACGCCAATCTGCGTCTGTTGTACGCGTTTATGTATGGACACCCCGGCAAGAAACTCTTGTTTATGGGGGCGGATATCGGTCAGGAAAGCGAGTGGAACCATGACAGCAGTCTGGAATGGCACCTGCTGAATGATCCGCTGCATCGGGGCGTGAACCGCTGGCTCAAGGAACTGAATTATTTTTACCGCACACATCCGGCATTGTATGAAAATGATTTCAACCCGGAGGGATTCGAATGGATCGATTTTCATGACGCAGAACGCAGTGTGATCAGTTTTATGCGCAAAAGCCCGAATCACGAGGATGACCTGCTGCTGATTTTCAATTTCACACCGATGCCGCGGGAAAATTACCGGATCGGAGTTCCGAAAAAAGGCTATTGGCGCGAAGTGCTGAACAGCGACGCGACTGTGTACGGCGGCGCCGGGTGGGGCAATATGGGCGGCGCTGAAGCCGCACCGATACCGTATTATGACCGCTTTGATTACTCGCTGTCACTGACCCTGCCGCCTTTGGGCGCGCTGGTGTTAAAACGTCAAAAGTCGGGAGAGGGACAGTAA
- a CDS encoding putative maltokinase has protein sequence MDNSFRIGQKEATAILNVINVQFQQGASESYLLPVSFAKSEAAVSIWQEEASAVIAQLRTPDGQGVLYDALYNPGFRENLLDMVQRRKKVKGETGQLVAYPNRALKSMFTDMPDKTSRVLQAQQSNSSILYQDTFFLKLYRKIESGINPDLEIEQYLTEKTSFQHVPPFAGALEWQKNNSRVAIGLLQQFVPNEGDAWSFMLDAVTRYYERVLARRAELKKIPKTPGMLQIDKDSLEPLLWDLIEALPLEMAHLLGRRSGELHNALAMPSDQADFKPEGFSTLYQRSLYQAIRNQVRRTLQQADKRRKSLPADAQEWVNGIVESENDLLNHLNRITRKKIKGQKIRIHGDYHLGQVLYTGKDFMIIDFEGEPAHILSERRLKRSALRDAAGMIRSFHYAAYTPLLLPSFIRQEDTDELEPWAHVWFSVMSGLFLTGYREAVAGKAFVPDDPEEFKILLHVLLLEKAIYELGYEMNNRPEWLSIPIKGINTILKGD, from the coding sequence ATTGACAATTCATTCAGGATCGGCCAGAAAGAGGCGACCGCAATATTGAATGTGATCAATGTCCAGTTTCAGCAGGGTGCGTCGGAATCGTATCTGTTGCCGGTTTCATTTGCAAAATCAGAGGCCGCTGTATCCATCTGGCAGGAAGAGGCGTCGGCGGTCATTGCTCAATTAAGGACACCTGATGGGCAGGGCGTGCTTTACGATGCGCTTTACAATCCCGGATTCCGCGAAAATCTGCTCGACATGGTACAGCGCCGTAAAAAAGTAAAAGGCGAAACCGGCCAGCTTGTGGCGTATCCGAATCGTGCGTTAAAGTCAATGTTTACGGACATGCCGGACAAAACGTCACGTGTTTTGCAGGCGCAACAGAGCAATTCTTCGATATTGTACCAGGATACATTTTTTCTGAAATTGTACCGTAAAATCGAGTCCGGAATCAATCCGGATCTGGAAATTGAACAATATTTGACGGAAAAAACATCATTTCAACATGTTCCGCCCTTTGCCGGCGCATTGGAATGGCAAAAAAATAACAGCCGGGTGGCGATCGGTCTTTTGCAGCAGTTTGTCCCGAATGAGGGCGATGCCTGGTCATTTATGCTGGATGCGGTGACGCGTTACTATGAACGCGTGCTGGCCAGACGGGCGGAACTGAAGAAAATACCAAAAACCCCCGGCATGCTTCAGATTGACAAAGATTCTCTGGAACCGCTGCTGTGGGATCTGATCGAAGCGCTGCCTCTGGAAATGGCGCATCTGCTGGGCCGGCGCTCCGGAGAGCTGCACAACGCACTGGCCATGCCGTCCGATCAAGCGGATTTCAAGCCGGAAGGATTTTCGACGCTTTACCAGCGTTCTCTGTATCAGGCTATCCGCAATCAGGTACGGCGTACGCTGCAGCAGGCGGATAAACGCCGCAAATCACTGCCCGCCGATGCGCAGGAATGGGTGAACGGCATCGTCGAGTCAGAAAATGATCTGCTGAATCACCTGAACCGCATTACCCGGAAAAAAATTAAAGGTCAAAAAATACGTATCCATGGTGATTATCATCTGGGGCAGGTCTTGTACACCGGAAAAGATTTTATGATTATTGATTTTGAAGGAGAACCGGCGCATATTTTAAGCGAACGCCGATTAAAGCGCTCTGCGCTGCGGGATGCGGCCGGAATGATCCGTTCCTTCCATTACGCCGCCTATACACCGCTGCTGCTCCCGTCTTTTATACGTCAAGAGGATACAGATGAACTGGAACCCTGGGCGCATGTCTGGTTTTCCGTCATGAGCGGATTATTTCTGACAGGGTATCGCGAAGCGGTGGCCGGAAAAGCGTTCGTTCCTGATGATCCCGAAGAATTTAAGATCCTGCTGCATGTCCTGCTTTTGGAAAAAGCTATTTATGAACTGGGATACGAAATGAACAATCGGCCGGAGTGGCTGTCCATACCGATAAAAGGAATAAATACTATTTTGAAAGGTGATTAG